Proteins co-encoded in one Callospermophilus lateralis isolate mCalLat2 chromosome 2, mCalLat2.hap1, whole genome shotgun sequence genomic window:
- the LOC143390495 gene encoding olfactory receptor 5AP2, whose translation MISLMKEVQRRNQTEVTEFVLLGLSDNPHLQGVLFALFLSIYVATMVGNLGMIALIKMEPHLHTPMYFFLSSLSFVDASYSSSVTPKMLVNLVAENKAISFNGCAAQFYFFGSFLGTECFLLATMAYDRYAAIWNPLLYPVLMSNRICFSLVGTCFLAGFGNAAIHTGMTFRLSFCGSNRINHFYCDTPPLLKLSCSDTHINGIVIMAFSSFNVISCVVIVLISYLCILIAILKMRSVEGRRKAFSTCASHLVAVTIFFGTILFMYLRPTSSYSMEQDKVVSVFYTVVIPMLNPLIYSLKNKDVKEALRKTLQKHLH comes from the coding sequence ATGATCAGCCTCATGAAAGAGGTCCAGAGAAGAAATCAAACAGAAGTGACAGAATTTGTCCTCTTGGGACTCTCAGACAATCCCCATCTGCAAGGTGTCCTCTTTGCACTGTTTCTGTCCATCTATGTGGCAACCATGGTGGGTAATCTGGGCATGATTGCACTGATCAAGATGGAGCCTcacctccacacccccatgtacttctttcTCAGCAGCCTGTCCTTTGTGGATGCCTCTTACTCTTCTTCTGTCACTCCTAAGATGCTGGTGAACCTTGTGGCTGAGAACAAGGCCATTTCTTTTAATGGGTGTGCTGCCCAGTTCTACTTCTTTGGCTCCTTCCTGGGAACTGAGTGCTTCCTGCTGGCCACGATGGCATATGATCGCTATGCAGCCATTTGGAACCCCCTGCTCTACCCAGTTCTCATGTCTAACAGAATTTGTTTCTCATTAGTGGGTACTTGCTTCCTTGCAGGCTTTGGAAATGCAGCCATCCACACAGGCATGACTTTCAGGTTGTCCTTTTGTGGCTCTAATAGGATCAACCACTTCTACTGTGACACCCCACCCCTGCTCAAACTGTCATGTTCAGACACCCACATCAATGGCATTGTGATCATGGCTTTCTCCAGTTTTAATGTCATCAGCTGtgtagtgattgtcctcatttcctacCTGTGCATCCTCATTGCCATACTGAAGATGCGTTCAGTAGAGGGAAGGCGCAAGGCCTTTTCCACCTGTGCCTCCCACCTTGTGGCGGTCACCATTTTCTTTGGGACCATTCTCTTCATGTATTTGCGACCCACATCGAGCTACTCAATGGAGCAGGACAAGGTTGTCTCTGTGTTTTATACAGTGGTCATCCCCATGCTGAACCCCCTCATCTACAGTCTGAAAAATAAAGATGTGAAAGAGGCCCTGAGAAAGACCTTACAGAAACACCTACACTAA